A single genomic interval of Cucumis sativus cultivar 9930 chromosome 7, Cucumber_9930_V3, whole genome shotgun sequence harbors:
- the LOC101215272 gene encoding guanine nucleotide exchange factor SPIKE 1 isoform X1 gives MHLLHRRDSTPASIKWHNKFEENLEQWPHLNELVQCYSTDWVKDENKYGHYETIGPVSFQNQIYEGPDTDIETEMRLTYARRTKPDDTTEDDVPSTSGRPESTTYDPLLSNVPKQIGPSPLPAYEPAFDWENERSMTFGQRIPETPVTHGLKISVKVLSLSLQAGLVEPFYGTICLYNRERREKLSEDFHFRIAPKEMQDPKISFEPRGIFYLEAPSASVCLFIQLEKHATEEGGVTASVYSRKEPVHLNEREKQKLQVWSQIMPYRESFAWAIVSLFDNSTGAASAGSASPSSPLAPSITGSSSHEGVFEPSTKVTVDGKLGYSSGSSVVVEISNLNKVKEGYTEDALQDPKHKVHKPVKGVLRLEIEKHQISHADNENMSESGSVISDSVDMVDRLVDSTFKKFPNNGSDSHHLSGSSKLNFPVGKEFSGNGSFSHENVDTNADDFHAFDFRVMMRNEPFLQLFHCLYVYPLTVSLSRKRNLFIRVELREDDSDPRRQPLEAMYPVELGASLQKWAHTQVAVGARVACYHDEIKLSLPATWTPKHHLLFTFFNIDMQAKLEAPKPVPIGYASLPLSTHAQLRSEISLPVMRELVPHYLQDTNRERLDYLEDGKNIFKLRLRLCSSLYPINERIRDFFLEYDRHTLRTSPPWGSELLEAINSLKNVDSTALLQFLHPILNMLLHLIGNGGETLQVAAFRAMVNIVTRVQQESAEDGERNHFLVNYVDYAFDDFGGRQPPVYPGLSTVWGSLARSKAKGYRVGPVYDDVLAMAWFFLELIVKSMALEKTRLFYHSLPLGEDIPPMQLKEGVFRCIMQLYDCLLTEVHERCKKGLSLAKRLNSSLAFFCYDLLSIIEPRQVFDLVSLYLDKFSGVCQSVLHDCKLTFLQIICDHDLFVEMPGRDPSDRNYLSSVLIQELFLTWDHDDLPLRAKAARILVVLLCKHEFDARYQKPEDKLYIAQLYFPLIGQILDEMPVFYNLNAIEKREVLIVILQIVRNLDDTSLVKAWQQSIARTRLFFKLMEECLILFEHRKPADGVLMGSSSRSPAAVGDGPGSPKYSDRLSPAINNYLSEASRQEFRPQGTPDNGYLWQRVNSQLSSPNQPYSLREALAQAQSSRIGASAQALRESLHPVLRQKLELWEENLSAAVSLQVLEITEKFSSMASSHSIATDYGKLDCITSIFMSFFSKNQPLAFYKALFPVFNSVFDLHGATLMARENDRFLKQVTFHLLRLAVFRNDSIRKRAVTGLQILVRSSFCHFMQTARLRVMLIITLSELMSDVQVTQMKANGTLEESGEAQRLRKSLEDMADESKSSSLLNECGLPENALVIIPEASADNRWSWSELKYLSDSLLLALDASLEHALLASVMSMDRYAAAEGFYKLAMAFAPVPDLHIMWLLHLCDAHQEMQSWAEAAQCAVAVAAVVMQALVARNDGVWSRDHVTALRRICPMVSSEITSEASAAEVEGYGASKLTVDSAVKYLQLANKLFSQAELYHFCASILELVIPVYKSRRSYGQLAKCHTLLTNIYESILEQESSPIPFTDATYYRVGFYGEKFGKLDRKEYVYREPRDVRLGDIMEKLSHVYESRMDGSHTLHIIPDSRQVKAEELQPGVCYLQITAVDPVIEDEDLGSRRERIISLSTGSVRARVFDRFLFDTPFTKNGRTQGGLEDQWKRRTVLQTEGSFPALVNRLVVTKSESLEFSPVENAIGMIETRTAALRNELEEPRSSEGDQLPRLQSLQRILQGSVAVQVNSGVLSVCTAFLSGEPATRLRSQELQQLIAALLEFMAVCKRAIRVHFRLIGEEDQEFHTQLVNGFQSLTAELSHYIPAILSEL, from the exons ATGCATCTTCTACACCGTCGAGATTCCACTCCCGCCTCTATCAAGTGGCACAACAAG TTTGAGGAGAATTTGGAGCAATGGCCACACCTCAATGAGCTCGTGCAGTGCTATTCCACTGACTGGGTAAAGGATGAAAATAAGTACGGTCACTATGAGACTATCGGTCCCGTTTCCTTTCAGAATCAGATATATGAAGGCCCCGATACTGACATTGAGACTG AAATGCGTCTTACTTATGCTAGACGCACAAAGCCTGATGATACTACAGAGGATGATGTACCTAGTACCTCCGGAAGGCCAGAGTCTACAACATATGATCCATTGTTATCGAATGTTCCTAAG CAGATTGGTCCTTCTCCTCTTCCAGCTTACGAGCCAGCTTTTGATTGGGAAAATGAAAGGTCAATGACATTTGGCCAGAGGATACCAGAAACTCCTGTAACACA TGGCTTGAAGATTTCTGTTAAAGTTCTATCCCTATCGCTTCAAGCAGGGTTGGTTG AGCCATTTTATGGTACAATTTGCTTGTATAATAGGGAGAGGAGAGAAAAATTATCTGAGGATTTCCATTTTCGCATTGCACCTAAAGAAATGCAGGAT CCTAAAATATCATTTGAGCCGCGTGGAATTTTCTATTTGGAGGCTCCATCAGCATCCGTCTGTCTTTTCATTCAGTTAGAGAAACATGCCACAGAAGAAGGAGGGGTTACTGCTTCTGTGTATTCACGTAAAGAACCA GTGCATttgaatgaaagagaaaagcaAAAATTGCAGGTCTGGTCTCAAATCATGCCTTACAGAGAATCCTTTGCCTGGGCCATTGTTTCATTATTTGACAACAGCACTGGTGCAGCATCTGCTGGATCTGCTTCCCCAAGTAGTCCTCTAGCTCCTAGCATAACTGGCTCTAGTTCCCATGAAGGCGTCTTTGAGCCTAGCACCAAGGTCACTGTAGATGGAAAGCTGGGTTACTCTAGTGGAAGCTCTGTAGTTGTTGAAATATCCAACTTAAATAAGGTTAAGGAAGGCTACACTGAAGATGCACTTCAG GATCCCAAACACAAGGTTCATAAGCCCGTAAAAGGAGTTCTTAGGCTGGAAATTGAGAAGCACCAGATTTCCCATGCTGACAATGAAAACATGTCAGAGAGTGGCAGTGTGATCAGTGACTCTGTTGATATGGTGGACCGACTGGTTGATTCCACATTTAAGAAGTTCCCCAATAATGGTTCTGATAGCCATCATCTTAGTGGCAGCTCGAAGCTAAATTTTCCTGTCGGGAAAGAATTTTCTGGAAATGGATCATTTTCTCATGAAAATGTCGATACAAATGCAGATGAC TTCCATGCATTTGACTTCCGCGTTATGATGAGGAACGAGCCATTCTTGCAGCTCTTTCACTGTCTTTATGTTTATCCCCTGACTGTTAGTTTGAGCCGCAAGAGGAACTTGTTCATTCGGGTAGAACTTAGAGAAGATGATAGTGACCCACGCAGACAGCCTCTGGAG GCTATGTATCCAGTGGAGCTGGGTGCATCTCTTCAGAAGTGGGCTCACACTCAAGTTGCTGTAGGTGCAAGAGTCGCTTGCTACCACGATGAGATTAAACTTTCCCTCCCAGCTACCTGGACACCAAAGCATCACTTGTTGTTTACTTTCTTCAATATCGATATGCAAGCAAAACTAGAAGCTCCCAAGCCA GTGCCAATTGGATATGCATCCCTCCCTTTGTCAACACATGCTCA GTTACGGTCTGAAATTTCTTTGCCAGTAATGAGAGAGCTTGTTCCACATTACCTCCAAGATACAAACAGG GAGAGGCTAGATTACTTGGAAGATGGGAAGAACATCTTCAAATTGCGCTTAAGACTGTGTTCTTCCCTTTATCCCATCAATGAACGAATCAGGGACTTTTTTCTGGAATATGATAGACACACTCTTCGAACAAGCCCTCCTTGGGGTTCTGAACTTTTGGAg GCTATTAACAGTTTAAAGAATGTTGATTCTACTGCGTTACTCCAATTCCTTCATCCTATTTTGAATATGTTGCTCCATCTCATTGGCAACGGTGGAGAAACACTCCAG GTTGCGGCTTTTAGAGCAATGGTCAATATTGTTACTAG gGTGCAGCAGGAATCGGCCGAAGATGGTGAAAGAAATCACTTCCTTGTTAATTATGTCGATTATGCTTTTGATGACTTTGGAGGTCGCCAGCCACCCGTATACCCTGGTCTGTCCACTGTCTGGGGAAGCTTGGCTAGGAGCAAG gcCAAAGGCTATCGTGTTGGACCAGTTTATGATGATGTTTTGGCTATGGCCTGGTTTTTCCTTGAGCTAATTGTCAAATCAATGGCACTGGAGAAAACTCGGCTTTTCTATCATAGCCTTCCATTAG GTGAAGATATTCCTCCAATGCAATTGAAAGAAGGTGTATTTAGATGCATAATGCAGTTGTATGATTGCCTTCTTACCGAAGTACATGAACGTTGCAAGAAGGGATTAAGCTTGGCTAAACGTTTAAATAGCAGTTTAGCGTTCTTTTGTTATGATCTTCTGTCCATTATTGAGCCTCGCCAAGTATTTGATTTG GTTTCCTTGTACCTGGACAAGTTTTCAGGTGTCTGCCAATCAGTTCTGCATGACTGCAAGCTTACATTTTTGCAGATTATATGTGATCACGACCTCTTTGTTGAAATGCCTGGAAGAGACCCTTCTGATAG GAACTACCTTTCATCTGTATTAATACAAGAACTTTTTCTTACTTGGGATCATGATGATTTACCTCTACGGGCAAAG GCAGCCAGAATTTTAGTTGTTCTCTTATGCAAGCATGAATTTGATGCCCGGTACCAGAAGCCTGAAGATAAACTATACATTGCTCAGCTGTACTTTCCACTTATTGGGCAG ATTTTAGATGAAATGCCTGTCTTCTATAACCTAAATGCCATAGAGAAGCGTGAAGTTTTGATTGTGATTTTGCAAATTGTGCGCAACTTAGATGATACTTCTCTTGTCAAGGCATGGCAGCAAAGCATTGCTCGAACCAGATTGTTCTTCAAGCTCATGGAAGAATGCCTTATTCTTTTTGAG CATAGAAAACCTGCTGATGGCGTGCTTATGGGATCCAGTTCTCGGAGCCCTGCTGCTGTTGGAGATGGACCTGGTTCCCCAAAATACTCTGACAGACTTTCTCCTGCAATCAACAACTACCTATCTGAGGCATCAAGACAAGAATTCAGA CCTCAGGGAACGCCTGATAATGGTTATTTGTGGCAAAGGGTGAATTCTCAGTTGAGCTCCCCAAATCAGCCATATTCCTTGAGAGAAGCACTAGCTCAGGCACAATCTTCTAGGATTGGTGCATCTGCACAAGCATTAAGGGAATCGCTGCACCCGGTATTAAGACAAAAATTG GAACTTTGGGAAGAAAACTTAAGTGCAGCAGTAAGTCTTCAAGTTTTGGAAATAACAGAGAAATTTTCCTCGATGGCATCATCTCATAGCATTGCCACTGACTACGGGAAACTTGATTGCATCACCTCCATATTCATGAGCTTCTTCTCTAAGAATCAACCTTTGGCATTCTACAAGGCCTTATTTCCTGTCTTTAACAGTGTCTTTGATCTTCATGGTGCAACTTTAATGGCAAGAGAAAATGACCGTTTCTTAAAGCAAGTAACATTCCATCTTCTTCGGCTTGCAGTTTTTCGAAATGATAGCATAAGGAAAAGGGCAGTTACAGGACTTCAGATACTTGTGAGG AGTTCTTTCTGTCACTTTATGCAGACGGCTAGATTGAGGGTCATGCTTATAATTACTTTGTCAGAGTTGATGTCTGATGTGCAAGTAACGCAGATGAAGGCAAATGGGACACTTGAAGAGAGTGGTGAAGCACAGCGTCTACGAAAATCCTTAGAAGACATGGCAGATGAATCAAAGAGCTCCAGTCTGTTGAATGAATGTGGACTTCCTGAGAATGCTCTTGTCATAATTCCAGAAGCTTCTGCTGATAATAGGTGGTCCTGGTCAGAGTTGAAATATCTTTCTGACAGTCTCCTTCTGGCTCTTGATGCTAGTCTAGAGCATGCTCTTTTA GCATCTGTGATGTCAATGGATAGATATGCTGCAGCAGAAGGTTTCTACAAACTTGCAATGGCATTTGCCCCTGTGCCTGATCTTCATATTATGTGGTTATTGCATTTATGCGATGCGCATCAAGAGATGCAGTCATGGGCAGAGGCTGCACAGTGTGCTGTGGCCGTTGCAGCTGTGGTCATGCAG GCTCTTGTCGCTCGAAATGATGGTGTCTGGAGCAGAGATCATGTGACAGCTCTACGCAGAATATGTCCTATGGTCAGCAGTGAGATCACCTCAGAAGCATCTGCAGCTGAGGTGGAGGGATACGGGGCCTCTAAACTCACAGTCGACTCTGCTGTGAAGTACCTACAGCTCGCAAACAAGCTTTTCTCCCAAGCTGAGTTGTATCATTTTTGTGCTAGTATTCTGGAGCTTGTAATTCCAGTTTATAAAAGTAGGAGATCATACGGACAATTGGCGAAATGTCACACTTTGCTgacaaatatttatgaatcGATCCTTGAGCAGGAATCAAGCCCAATCCCATTTACTGATGCAACATATTATAGAGTGGGATTCTATGGTGAAAAATTTGGGAAGCTGGACAGAAAGGAATACGTATATCGTGAGCCCCGTGACGTACGGTTGGGTGACATAATGGAGAAACTCAGTCATGTATACGAGTCTAGAATGGATGGCAGTCACACTCTGCATATTATTCCAGACTCCAGGCAAGTGAAGGCAGAGGAGTTGCAGCCGGGAGTTTGCTACCTACAGATAACAGCAGTTGATCCTGttattgaagatgaagatctGGGAAGTAGAAGAGAGAGAATCATTTCGTTATCTACTGGGAGTGTCCGTGCTCGTGTATTTGACCGCTTCTTATTTGACACCCCGTTTACCAAAAATGGAAGGACTCAAGGAGGACTAGAAGACCAATGGAAGAGGAGGACTGTTCTACAGACTGAGGGATCCTTCCCAGCATTGGTAAATAGACTCGTAGTAACTAAGTCTGAATCACTCGAGTTCTCCCCAGTGGAAAATGCAATTGGAATGATCGAAACTAGAACTGCTGCTCTGCGGAATGAACTGGAAGAGCCTCGCAGTTCTGAGGGCGACCAACTTCCACGACTCCAGAGTCTTCAGAGAATACTCCAAGGCAGTGTTGCAGTTCAA GTTAACAGTGGAGTATTGAGCGTGTGCACAGCATTCTTGTCCGGTGAGCCGGCTACAAGGTTGCGGTCGCAAGAGTTGCAGCAACTCATTGCTGCACTTCTCGAATTTATGGCTGTATGTAAGCGTGCTATTCGAGTTCATTTTAGATTAATTGGAGAGGAAGACCAGGAGTTCCACACCCAATTAGTGAATGGATTTCAGTCTCTCACCGCCGAACTATCGCATTACATTCCCGCCATTCTATCCGAATTGTAA